From one Phocoena sinus isolate mPhoSin1 chromosome 4, mPhoSin1.pri, whole genome shotgun sequence genomic stretch:
- the LOC116752706 gene encoding LOW QUALITY PROTEIN: keratin-associated protein 13-1-like (The sequence of the model RefSeq protein was modified relative to this genomic sequence to represent the inferred CDS: substituted 1 base at 1 genomic stop codon) codes for MYYNCCLGNFSSHSPGGYLXYTGSFQPRNLVYSTDLCSPSTCLLGSSLYSGCQEACDEPTRCQVYRVVSSPCQIFCYHPRTSTPCTPCWSTHTGSLSCGSSRGYCLGHGSRSCYSLGCGSRGFRPLGSGICGFPSLSHGSRFCRPAYVASRIRQTSCYQPTCISGFYC; via the coding sequence ATGTACTACAACTGCTGCCTTGGAAACTTCTCCTCCCACTCCCCTGGAGGCTATTTGTGATACACAGGCTCCTTCCAGCCCAGAAACCTGGTCTACAGCACTGATCTCTGCTCTCCTAGCACCTGCCTGCTGGGCTCCTCTCTCTACAGTGGGTGTCAGGAGGCCTGTGATGAGCCCACAAGGTGCCAGGTGTACCGTGTGGTGTCCAGTCCCTGCCAGATATTCTGCTACCATCCAAGGACCTCCACGCCCTGCACTCCTTGCTGGTCAACTCACACTGGATCTCTGAGCTGTGGGTCCAGCAGAGGCTACTGCCTGGGCCATGGATCTAGAAGTTGCTACTCACTAGGCTGTGGATCCCGTGGCTTCAGACCCCTGGGTTCTGGAATCTGTGGCTTCCCTTCCCTGAGCCATGGATCCAGATTTTGCCGCCCAGCATATGTGGCTTCTAGGATCCGCCAAACTTCTTGTTACCAACCAACCTGTATATCTGGCTTCTACTGCTGA